A section of the Candidatus Limnocylindrales bacterium genome encodes:
- a CDS encoding NAD(P)/FAD-dependent oxidoreductase, whose translation MSGRRTPGTDFHSEASASRYDVIVVGSGIGGLTAAALLARAGRSVLVIERHDRVGGYAHAFRRRRYRFDSAVHLVGGCGTRDGHADDGSLVERVLAGAGVAGQCEFVPVDPFYEAVYGGERIEVPGTMDAFFETHASRFPAERERLAKFLALVEDVYRQTRVAQTLESTFDILGSAERFPALVEYHRATLAEVLDASIQDAALRALVSTTWPYVGLPPSRVSFLYWANMLGTYLVEGPWYCRGTFQNFANALADGVRRAGGEVLLRSAVRRIATERGHVRAVVLETGNRIEADVVISNADALQTAEELVGEARLPPRWMRSLRRQRRSISAFVVYAATDADLAQAGVCHESFQFSSHDHDGAYATTMAGSPDWLSMTVPSLLDQSLAPEGHSVVVLTTLMPQEAAANWRAEKKRIVERMLAQAEARVPGLTANLRFAEGATPRTMERYTRNTGGAIYGWELSPAQVGPGRLMGVTPIAGLYLAGHWTRPGGGIYGVVLSGIDAAIRVLGLKTPDALWQQLGV comes from the coding sequence ATGTCCGGCCGACGCACGCCGGGTACCGACTTCCATTCGGAGGCCAGCGCCAGCCGCTACGACGTCATTGTCGTCGGCAGCGGGATCGGCGGGCTGACCGCAGCGGCGCTGCTCGCCCGCGCGGGCCGCAGCGTGCTGGTCATCGAGCGCCACGACCGCGTGGGCGGCTACGCGCATGCATTCCGGCGGCGCAGATATCGATTCGATTCGGCCGTGCACCTGGTCGGCGGCTGCGGCACACGCGACGGACACGCCGACGACGGCAGCCTCGTCGAACGCGTGCTTGCGGGAGCGGGCGTTGCGGGCCAGTGCGAGTTCGTACCGGTCGATCCGTTCTACGAAGCCGTCTACGGCGGCGAGCGCATCGAGGTTCCGGGCACGATGGACGCGTTCTTCGAGACGCACGCGTCACGCTTTCCGGCCGAGCGCGAGCGGCTCGCGAAGTTCCTCGCTCTCGTCGAAGACGTCTACCGACAGACCCGCGTCGCGCAGACGCTCGAATCGACCTTCGACATCCTTGGATCGGCCGAGCGTTTTCCGGCTCTGGTCGAGTACCATCGCGCGACGCTCGCCGAAGTGCTCGACGCATCCATACAGGACGCGGCGCTGCGAGCGCTGGTGTCGACGACGTGGCCGTACGTCGGGCTGCCGCCGTCACGCGTGTCGTTTCTTTACTGGGCCAACATGCTCGGCACGTACCTGGTCGAAGGGCCGTGGTACTGCCGCGGTACGTTTCAGAATTTCGCGAACGCGCTCGCCGACGGAGTGCGGCGCGCCGGTGGCGAGGTGCTGCTTCGCAGCGCCGTGCGCCGCATCGCGACCGAGCGCGGACACGTTCGCGCCGTCGTGCTGGAGACGGGCAACCGCATCGAAGCCGACGTCGTCATCTCCAACGCCGACGCGCTGCAGACCGCCGAAGAGCTGGTCGGCGAAGCGCGATTGCCGCCACGATGGATGCGATCTCTGCGGCGCCAGCGCCGGTCGATCTCCGCATTCGTCGTGTACGCGGCGACCGACGCGGACCTTGCGCAGGCGGGCGTCTGCCACGAGAGCTTCCAGTTCTCGAGCCACGACCACGACGGCGCGTACGCAACCACGATGGCGGGAAGTCCCGACTGGCTTTCGATGACGGTTCCGAGCCTGCTCGACCAGTCGCTTGCACCCGAAGGCCACAGCGTCGTGGTGCTGACGACCCTGATGCCGCAGGAAGCCGCCGCAAACTGGCGCGCGGAAAAAAAGCGCATCGTCGAGCGCATGCTCGCCCAGGCGGAAGCTCGCGTGCCGGGCCTTACGGCGAACCTGCGCTTTGCCGAAGGTGCTACGCCGCGAACGATGGAGCGTTATACGCGCAACACCGGCGGCGCGATCTACGGCTGGGAGCTGTCGCCCGCGCAGGTGGGCCCGGGTCGTCTCATGGGTGTGACACCGATCGCAGGCCTTTACCTGGCTGGACACTGGACACGTCCGGGCGGCGGAATATACGGAGTAGTGCTGTCGGGCATCGACGCCGCGATCCGCGTGCTCGGACTCAAGACGCCCGATGCGCTCTGGCAGCAGCTCGGCGTTTGA
- a CDS encoding NAD(P)/FAD-dependent oxidoreductase, which produces MSKRPARSVAILGGGPAGASLGAYLARAGVRVVLFHKAKRPPIIVGESLVPAIVPFLRRLGVEQQVEAFSTYKPGATFVLDLQDDISFRFDQAIGAEVNYSYNTPRDKFDAVLLQAARDAGATVIEATAGVEREGTTDRVRLSAKTLEMTAGVFSGQPDWIVDATGRSRTIGNLLDIPYVEGPRKDSALHAHLTGVPLVVEGNVHTDRMLRGWCWRIPLPGRVSLGLVVNEQHLARFGPSVEDQFAGTLREEPLLARWSADAERITPVVKYTNYQQRSTRGVGENWATVGDAFGFIDPVFSSGLLIGMEGALELSRALVSGSERSLRKFEEHVLYNLTVWQRLVDYYYNGSLFTLFKIGQHKQAQRGWKVVNRHFGRHMPRVFTGEATRSRYSVGLVDFMVKWGTYGHDCAELRVR; this is translated from the coding sequence ATGTCGAAACGCCCGGCGCGCAGCGTTGCGATTCTCGGAGGTGGACCGGCGGGGGCTAGCCTCGGCGCGTATCTCGCGCGTGCCGGCGTGCGCGTGGTGCTGTTCCACAAGGCCAAGCGCCCGCCGATCATCGTCGGCGAATCCCTGGTGCCGGCGATCGTTCCATTCCTGCGTCGCCTCGGCGTCGAGCAGCAGGTCGAGGCGTTCAGCACGTACAAGCCGGGCGCGACGTTCGTGCTCGACCTCCAGGACGACATCAGTTTCCGTTTCGACCAGGCCATCGGCGCCGAGGTCAACTACTCGTACAACACCCCGCGCGACAAGTTCGACGCCGTGCTGCTGCAGGCGGCACGCGACGCGGGTGCGACGGTCATCGAAGCAACCGCCGGCGTCGAGCGCGAGGGCACGACGGATCGCGTGCGGCTCTCGGCGAAAACACTCGAGATGACCGCCGGCGTGTTTTCCGGCCAGCCCGACTGGATCGTCGATGCGACCGGCCGCTCGCGCACGATCGGGAACCTGCTCGACATCCCGTACGTCGAAGGTCCGCGCAAGGATTCGGCGCTGCACGCGCATCTTACGGGCGTGCCGCTGGTGGTCGAAGGCAACGTGCACACCGATCGCATGCTGCGCGGCTGGTGCTGGCGGATTCCTCTTCCCGGTCGCGTCTCGCTCGGACTGGTCGTCAACGAGCAGCACCTGGCACGCTTCGGTCCGTCGGTCGAGGATCAGTTTGCCGGCACGCTGCGCGAGGAGCCGCTGCTTGCGCGCTGGAGCGCGGACGCCGAGCGCATCACGCCGGTCGTCAAGTACACCAACTACCAGCAGCGCTCGACGCGCGGGGTCGGCGAGAACTGGGCCACGGTCGGAGACGCGTTCGGTTTCATCGATCCGGTGTTTTCGAGCGGGCTGCTGATCGGCATGGAAGGTGCGCTCGAGCTGTCGCGGGCGCTCGTGTCCGGAAGCGAGCGCTCGCTCCGGAAGTTCGAAGAGCACGTGCTCTACAATCTCACGGTCTGGCAGCGGCTCGTCGACTACTACTACAACGGAAGCCTGTTCACGCTCTTCAAGATCGGCCAGCACAAACAGGCACAGCGCGGATGGAAAGTGGTCAACCGGCATTTCGGGCGCCACATGCCGCGTGTGTTCACCGGCGAAGCGACGCGCAGCCGCTACAGCGTCGGCCTCGTCGACTTCATGGTGAAGTGGGGTACCTACGGCCACGACTGCGCTGAGCTGCGGGTGCGCTGA
- a CDS encoding phosphopantetheine-binding protein, with product MTKQDLEQKIFDIVREEILRVDESFTPETNLVEAGLDSLALTQLMLAIEESTGVWIDESLLTEETLANVISLSALVHKELS from the coding sequence ATGACGAAGCAGGATCTCGAGCAGAAAATTTTCGACATCGTCCGCGAGGAGATTCTGCGCGTGGACGAAAGCTTCACGCCCGAGACGAACCTCGTCGAAGCCGGCCTCGACTCGCTCGCGCTCACGCAGCTCATGCTCGCGATCGAAGAGTCGACCGGCGTCTGGATCGACGAAAGCCTGCTCACCGAAGAAACCCTCGCCAACGTGATCTCGCTGTCGGCGCTGGTCCACAAGGAACTTTCCTAG
- a CDS encoding FAD-dependent oxidoreductase: MAGAPPTAREYDVAVIGAGSAGIAAALAAAGTGARVLLLERESHPGGNISQAFVHTICGLYHASAQRDAKFAHPGLPQALAGRLIASGAAGAVDWAGNAAFLAVDPEAFARETANLCRRDERIDVRMQSELVAVELAAGPRECCSITFDDPDGRRVTAMAWTVVDTTGDANAADRAGVRTERAGPEELQHASFIFRIDGVDTGDLTPMERARTTAAVARAARTGRIAPTASSILVRPGLRRDCVFVTLNCPKSPNEAFDPLDRDTLGRMQAAAARDAAQVLEFLVAERGPFRGARVGAWPSRIGIRETRRIAGIERLEASDVLSGRRRDDEACVSTWPVELWDSHERMSFRHTAGPSSIALGCLVADHPGHRLAMAGRCASASHEALGAIRVIGTAMAMGEAAGAACALAAASRSDLSAVDAAAVREAIADGRTIAAP; encoded by the coding sequence ATGGCCGGCGCGCCACCCACCGCTCGCGAATACGACGTCGCCGTGATCGGCGCAGGCTCCGCCGGAATTGCGGCTGCACTCGCCGCAGCCGGCACCGGTGCACGGGTGCTGCTTCTCGAGCGCGAGTCGCATCCGGGCGGCAACATTTCGCAGGCGTTCGTGCACACGATCTGCGGCCTCTATCACGCGTCCGCGCAGCGCGACGCCAAGTTCGCGCATCCCGGACTTCCGCAGGCGCTGGCCGGACGGCTCATCGCGTCGGGCGCAGCGGGCGCAGTCGACTGGGCCGGGAACGCCGCGTTTCTCGCCGTCGATCCGGAAGCGTTCGCCCGCGAGACAGCGAATCTGTGCCGCCGCGACGAGCGCATCGACGTCCGCATGCAGTCCGAGCTCGTGGCGGTCGAGCTTGCCGCCGGTCCGCGCGAATGCTGCTCGATCACGTTCGACGATCCGGACGGCCGCCGGGTGACGGCGATGGCATGGACCGTTGTCGACACGACCGGAGACGCCAACGCCGCCGACCGTGCCGGCGTCCGCACCGAACGTGCTGGGCCGGAGGAGCTTCAGCACGCGTCGTTCATCTTTCGCATCGACGGAGTCGACACCGGCGACCTGACGCCGATGGAGCGCGCGCGCACAACAGCCGCCGTCGCGCGCGCGGCGCGCACCGGCCGCATCGCGCCTACGGCGTCGTCGATCCTCGTACGTCCCGGGCTGCGCCGTGATTGCGTCTTCGTCACGCTCAATTGCCCGAAGTCGCCGAACGAAGCGTTCGATCCCCTCGACAGGGACACGCTCGGCCGCATGCAGGCGGCAGCCGCACGCGACGCCGCGCAGGTGCTCGAGTTCCTCGTCGCCGAACGCGGACCGTTCCGCGGCGCGCGCGTCGGCGCATGGCCGTCCCGAATCGGAATTCGCGAGACTCGCCGGATCGCCGGCATCGAGCGGCTCGAAGCGTCCGACGTGCTTTCCGGACGGCGGCGCGACGACGAAGCGTGCGTTTCGACGTGGCCGGTCGAGCTCTGGGACAGTCACGAGCGAATGTCGTTCCGCCACACGGCCGGACCGTCGTCGATCGCGCTCGGATGCCTCGTCGCCGACCACCCCGGACACCGGCTTGCGATGGCAGGTCGATGCGCGTCGGCCAGTCACGAAGCGCTCGGCGCGATCCGCGTGATCGGCACCGCGATGGCGATGGGCGAAGCGGCCGGCGCCGCCTGCGCGCTCGCCGCCGCGTCACGATCCGATCTGTCTGCCGTCGATGCCGCCGCCGTTCGCGAAGCAATCGCCGACGGGCGAACCATCGCGGCGCCGTAG
- a CDS encoding class I adenylate-forming enzyme family protein: MNVYECILERARLQPDHPAVIADGAHARTITYGELVARAQQRRARLEAAGIRPAWRVGMIQPQGIEFIETALAILAAGACMVPIADDHPAATIADIRRRAHLHALVEHDREIEVANDAADGRLDEGVESAFAACGPAYLRFTSGTTSERKGVVIGHDRILERLEAANAGLRIGPEDRVLWLLPMAHHFVVSILLYLRYGATILLPSGSLAPAILSIANRERATVLYASPHHMKLLAKDATEARLDTLRLTISTAEGLRADIAEAFGARYGIAIVQALGIMEVGLPVMNTKSARTKPDVLGQPQPAYEVWLRAEDGHAARGDSPETTGEICIRGPGMLDAYLDPWTPASKILELDGFRTGDQGWFDEDGDLRLAGRRAARINMAGMKFFCEEVEAVLDTHPAIERSRVSARQHPHLGELPVAEIVLAAGEAAPAAKELASYCRERLAGYMVPRSFDVVAELPLTPTGKLARR, encoded by the coding sequence GTGAACGTCTACGAGTGCATCCTCGAGCGCGCCCGCCTGCAGCCGGACCATCCTGCCGTCATCGCCGACGGGGCGCACGCTCGCACGATCACCTATGGCGAGTTGGTGGCCCGCGCGCAGCAGCGCCGCGCCCGGCTCGAAGCGGCGGGAATCCGTCCGGCGTGGCGCGTCGGAATGATCCAGCCGCAGGGAATCGAGTTCATCGAGACGGCACTTGCGATCCTGGCCGCCGGTGCGTGCATGGTTCCGATCGCCGACGATCATCCGGCCGCGACGATCGCCGACATCCGCCGGCGTGCCCATCTGCATGCGCTCGTCGAGCACGACCGCGAGATCGAAGTCGCGAACGACGCAGCCGATGGGCGGCTCGATGAAGGTGTCGAATCTGCATTCGCGGCGTGCGGACCGGCCTATCTTCGCTTCACGTCGGGAACGACGAGCGAGCGCAAAGGCGTCGTGATCGGCCACGATCGAATTCTCGAGCGCCTCGAAGCCGCCAACGCGGGACTTCGCATCGGCCCGGAAGACCGCGTGCTGTGGCTGCTGCCGATGGCGCATCACTTCGTCGTGTCGATCCTGCTGTACCTGCGCTACGGCGCGACCATCCTGCTTCCTTCCGGATCGCTTGCACCGGCGATCCTGTCGATCGCGAACCGCGAGCGCGCGACGGTTCTCTACGCGTCTCCGCATCACATGAAGCTGCTCGCGAAGGATGCGACCGAGGCGCGGCTGGATACGCTGCGCCTTACGATCTCGACCGCCGAAGGCCTGCGCGCCGACATCGCCGAGGCATTCGGCGCGCGCTACGGCATTGCGATCGTGCAGGCGCTCGGCATCATGGAAGTCGGCCTTCCGGTGATGAACACCAAAAGTGCGCGCACCAAGCCGGATGTGCTCGGCCAGCCGCAGCCGGCGTACGAGGTATGGCTGCGCGCCGAAGACGGCCACGCTGCGCGCGGCGACAGTCCGGAGACGACCGGCGAGATCTGCATCCGGGGGCCCGGAATGCTCGATGCGTACCTCGATCCGTGGACTCCCGCGTCGAAAATTCTCGAGCTCGACGGTTTCCGTACGGGAGACCAGGGCTGGTTCGACGAGGACGGGGACCTGCGACTTGCCGGACGCCGTGCGGCGCGCATCAACATGGCCGGCATGAAGTTCTTCTGCGAGGAAGTCGAGGCCGTGCTCGACACGCATCCGGCGATCGAGCGCAGCCGCGTGTCGGCGCGCCAGCATCCGCACCTCGGCGAGCTGCCGGTCGCGGAGATCGTGCTGGCCGCGGGTGAAGCTGCTCCCGCGGCGAAGGAGCTGGCATCGTACTGTCGCGAAAGGCTCGCGGGCTACATGGTTCCGCGCAGCTTCGACGTCGTCGCCGAGCTTCCGCTGACGCCAACCGGAAAGCTTGCACGGCGATGA
- a CDS encoding ABC transporter substrate-binding protein, which produces MKDTFADTLAALPLTRRQFLLGSVAAALPLYGLSCSSSEKSGSVLQVGGLPVTCNLTLPVACSSRLKSNAALAAGQPKFEYEYSKYSGWPEIKESLMAGRIQAAYMLAPLVMDLADKKIPVKIVSLGHRSGAVIMVRTDSGYEHFRELAGKRIAIPSRFAVDFLFLRKMLAQEKMTPDDIEIVEMPPPDMPAALYAKAVDAYCTGEPFGAAAQKAGYAKPLRMTRDEWRNYICCVLTVREELIATNRPLVQDLVDHVLGAGLWLDAEQGNRDKAVAVAAGTKFFNQDPEILRFVMENPTDRVTYGDLRMIRAEFEDLMQLSIEAGTIKHPVPYESYMDESFAKAAKPAAIAI; this is translated from the coding sequence TTGAAAGACACCTTCGCCGACACCCTTGCGGCTCTGCCGCTCACGCGCCGACAGTTCCTGCTCGGATCGGTTGCCGCAGCGCTTCCGCTGTACGGCCTGTCCTGCTCCAGCAGCGAAAAGAGCGGCTCCGTTCTGCAGGTCGGCGGGCTGCCGGTCACCTGCAACCTGACGCTGCCGGTGGCGTGCTCGTCCCGGCTCAAATCGAACGCGGCCCTTGCGGCCGGCCAGCCGAAATTCGAATACGAGTACAGCAAGTACAGCGGCTGGCCGGAGATCAAGGAATCGCTGATGGCCGGCCGCATCCAGGCCGCGTACATGCTCGCGCCGCTCGTCATGGATCTGGCCGACAAGAAGATTCCGGTCAAGATCGTCTCGCTCGGTCATCGCTCGGGGGCAGTGATCATGGTGCGCACCGATTCGGGCTACGAGCACTTCCGTGAGCTTGCCGGCAAGCGCATCGCAATCCCGAGCCGCTTCGCCGTCGATTTCCTGTTCCTGCGCAAGATGCTCGCGCAGGAGAAGATGACGCCCGACGACATCGAGATCGTCGAGATGCCGCCGCCGGACATGCCCGCTGCACTCTACGCGAAAGCGGTCGATGCGTACTGCACCGGCGAACCGTTCGGCGCGGCCGCGCAAAAGGCCGGCTACGCGAAGCCGCTGCGCATGACGCGCGACGAATGGCGCAACTACATCTGCTGCGTGCTGACGGTGCGCGAAGAGCTGATCGCCACGAACCGGCCGCTGGTGCAGGACCTCGTCGATCACGTGCTCGGCGCGGGCCTCTGGCTCGATGCCGAGCAGGGCAATCGCGACAAGGCCGTCGCGGTCGCGGCCGGAACGAAGTTCTTCAACCAGGATCCGGAGATCCTCCGTTTCGTGATGGAGAATCCGACCGATCGCGTTACCTACGGCGACCTGCGGATGATTCGCGCGGAGTTCGAGGACCTCATGCAGCTGTCGATCGAGGCCGGCACGATCAAGCACCCGGTGCCGTACGAAAGCTACATGGACGAGAGCTTCGCGAAAGCCGCGAAGCCCGCAGCGATCGCGATCTGA
- a CDS encoding SCO family protein, translating into MIGRIATGVFTRHAIAAVLVAGASLVSAARASAEELRAGEFSPPRPAPDFALKGSDGSELTLRRFRGKVVIVEFGFTSCPAICPTTLATLARAHKDLGESAADVQVVYITVDAERDTVERLHDYLAKFDPTFVGGTGSEDQLTSLRKSYGVEAARVKDGGGYVHSSSVYLVDPDGNLRALMPYGQTPDDYVHDAKILLGR; encoded by the coding sequence ATGATCGGCCGCATCGCGACGGGCGTTTTCACTCGGCACGCAATTGCTGCCGTCCTCGTGGCCGGCGCGAGTCTGGTGTCAGCGGCCCGCGCATCTGCCGAGGAGCTTCGCGCCGGAGAGTTCAGCCCGCCGCGTCCTGCTCCGGATTTTGCACTGAAGGGCTCGGACGGAAGCGAGCTGACGCTGCGGCGTTTTCGCGGAAAGGTCGTGATCGTCGAGTTCGGCTTCACGTCGTGCCCGGCGATCTGCCCGACGACGCTCGCGACGCTGGCGCGCGCGCACAAGGACCTCGGCGAGAGCGCTGCGGACGTGCAGGTCGTCTACATCACCGTCGATGCCGAACGCGACACGGTCGAACGGCTGCACGATTACCTCGCGAAGTTCGATCCGACGTTTGTCGGCGGCACCGGCAGCGAGGACCAGCTGACTTCGTTGCGCAAGAGCTACGGAGTCGAAGCGGCGCGGGTGAAGGACGGAGGCGGCTACGTGCACTCGTCGTCGGTCTATCTGGTCGACCCGGACGGCAACCTGCGCGCGCTGATGCCGTACGGACAGACGCCCGACGACTACGTACACGACGCAAAGATCCTCCTCGGTCGATAG
- a CDS encoding ABC transporter permease yields the protein MNDLLRRSLPSIAVMAMIVALWWIVVRTTESAIFPTPWQVVTGTVELIRNGTLWDHIGASLMRVGAGFLLAVAIGIPLGLWMGWVRGAFDTLNPIFQILRPISPIAWIPIAILWFGVGNASPIYLIFISSVFPMIVQTTAGVHTIEKRYLWAAENFGVSRYTLFTRVVIPAVLPQIIVGMRIGLGVAWLVVVAAEMIALRSGLGFLIIDSRNAGNRYDLVIAAMIIIGLIGLLLDGMMRLLEGLSVVRWRYAHQD from the coding sequence GTGAACGATTTGCTCCGAAGGTCGCTGCCGTCGATCGCCGTGATGGCGATGATCGTCGCGCTGTGGTGGATCGTCGTGCGCACCACCGAAAGCGCGATCTTTCCGACCCCGTGGCAGGTCGTCACCGGCACCGTAGAGCTCATTCGCAACGGCACGCTGTGGGACCACATCGGCGCGTCGCTGATGCGCGTCGGCGCCGGCTTCCTGCTCGCGGTCGCCATCGGGATCCCTCTCGGCCTGTGGATGGGATGGGTGCGCGGCGCGTTCGATACGCTGAACCCGATCTTCCAGATCCTGCGGCCGATCTCGCCGATCGCGTGGATTCCGATCGCGATCCTGTGGTTCGGCGTCGGCAACGCATCGCCGATCTACCTGATCTTCATCTCGTCGGTGTTTCCGATGATCGTGCAGACCACCGCCGGCGTGCACACGATCGAGAAGCGTTACCTGTGGGCAGCCGAAAACTTCGGCGTCTCGCGCTACACGCTGTTCACGCGCGTCGTGATCCCGGCCGTGCTGCCGCAGATCATCGTCGGCATGCGCATCGGGCTCGGCGTCGCGTGGCTGGTCGTCGTTGCGGCCGAGATGATCGCGCTGCGCTCGGGTCTCGGCTTCCTGATCATCGACTCGCGCAACGCCGGCAACCGCTACGATCTGGTGATCGCGGCGATGATCATCATCGGCCTGATCGGCCTTCTGCTCGATGGAATGATGCGGCTTCTCGAAGGCCTCAGCGTGGTGCGGTGGAGATATGCGCACCAGGATTGA
- a CDS encoding ABC transporter ATP-binding protein has product MRTRIEVRGIRKSFPSGRETLAVVDDASLSVGDGEFVAIVGPSGCGKSTLMNIIAGFVRPDEGSILIDGEERTKPDKQGILISQHGSVFPWLTVQENLMFGLNGQSPQEKTRLADHYAAIVGLKGFEKSYPHELSGGMLKRVELARALVVKPEILFMDEPFSALDALMNLRMRGELLRILAEERHTVVLITHDVEEAIHLADRIFVLSPRPAKIQAVYDVKIAHPRKLTSPEVQELRVAILRELGVDRSD; this is encoded by the coding sequence ATGCGCACCAGGATTGAAGTACGCGGCATCCGCAAGTCGTTCCCGTCCGGCCGGGAAACGCTTGCCGTGGTCGACGACGCGTCGCTGTCGGTCGGCGACGGCGAATTCGTCGCGATCGTCGGCCCCTCCGGCTGCGGCAAGTCGACGCTGATGAACATCATCGCCGGCTTCGTGCGGCCCGACGAAGGCTCGATCCTGATCGATGGCGAGGAGCGCACCAAGCCCGACAAGCAGGGAATCCTCATCTCGCAGCACGGCTCGGTGTTCCCGTGGCTCACCGTTCAGGAAAACCTGATGTTCGGCCTCAACGGCCAGTCGCCGCAGGAAAAGACCAGGCTCGCGGATCACTATGCGGCAATCGTCGGACTCAAAGGCTTCGAGAAAAGCTATCCGCACGAGCTGTCGGGCGGCATGCTGAAGCGCGTCGAACTTGCACGCGCGCTCGTCGTCAAGCCCGAGATCCTGTTCATGGACGAGCCGTTCTCGGCGCTCGATGCGCTGATGAACCTGCGCATGCGCGGCGAGCTGCTGCGCATCCTCGCCGAAGAGCGGCACACGGTCGTGCTGATCACGCACGACGTCGAGGAGGCGATCCATCTTGCCGACCGCATCTTCGTGCTGTCGCCGCGGCCGGCGAAGATCCAGGCCGTCTACGATGTGAAGATTGCGCATCCGCGCAAGCTCACGAGTCCGGAGGTTCAGGAGCTTCGCGTGGCGATCCTTCGCGAGCTCGGGGTGGACCGGTCGGACTAG